In Methyloceanibacter stevinii, the sequence GCCGCATTGCTGATCCTCGCTCTCGCGCGGCCCGTCATCAATCCGGACGAGGGCCGCTTCACCGGCGAAGGCACCATGCTCCTCGTGGTCGACAATGGCTGGGCCTCGGCTGCGTATTGGAATGCAAGGCGCGAGGCTATCGAGGCCGCGATCGACCGCGCCGACCGGGGCGACCGCAACGTGCTGATCGTGCCGACGGCCGCCACCGACGAGATCGGCGAGGCGCTGCCTGCCGACGCCGTCCGCGAGCGCATTGCCGGGCTCATGCCCCAGCCGTTCGCGCCGGATCGCGAAGCCGTCACCGCGACGATGAAGGAAGCGCTCAAGGAAACCTCCGGCTACAGCGTGATTTGGCTGAGCGACGGCTTGGACTATGGCCATGCCGAGGACTTTGCATCCTGCTCGGCACGCTCGCCGACGGCGGCAGCCCAGTCCAACCCGGCCCGCTGGAGACCCCGCTGGGCGTCGGGCATGCCCGCGCCGAAGGCGGCACGCTCGCCGGCCGGGTCGTCGCTGGAGCCGAGGGTCCGATCTCCGGGAACCATCCGGGCTGTGACGGCACGGGGCGAACCGCTGGGCGAAGCGCCCTTCAGGATCAAGCGCGGCGAGACCGAAGCCATCGCCCCCTTCGACCTGCCGCTCGAAATCCGCAATCAGGTCGCGCGCCTGCAGATCAAAGGGCAGCGCTCCGCGAGCGCCGTGCATCTCCTGGACGCGCAATCCCAATGGCATCGCGTCGGCATCGTTTCGGGTGAATCGCAAGAGGAAGCCCAGCCGCTCCTGTCGCCGCTCTATTATGTGGAGCGGGCGCTGTCGCCCTACGCGGACGTGCTCATTCCGACCGAAGCCAACGTCGCCACCGCCATCAACGACCTGATCGACAAACAGCGCGTCTCCACCATCGTGCTGGCCGATATCGGGCGGCTCACGCCGGCGACCCAGGAGGAGCTGGAAGCCTGGCTCGATAAGGGTGGTGTCCTGATTCGCTTTGCCGGCCCGCGTCTCGAGCAAGGCGGCGACGAGCTCTTGCCCGTCGCGCTGCGCCGCGGCGGCCGGTCGCTCGGCGGCGCCTTGTCCTGGGGTACGCCGCAACCTCTCTCGCCTTTCGAGGACAAGAGCCCGTTCTACGGCCTCGACGTGCCTGAAGACATCCGGGTGAATCGCCAAGTCCTCGCCGACCCCGCCGTCACCATGGACGCGGAGATCTGGGCGACCCTCACCGACGGCACGCCACTCGTCACCGCGAAACGCCAAGGCGACGGCTGGGTCGTCCTGTTCCACGTCACCGCAAACTCCGACTGGTCGAACCTGCCGCTGTCGGGCCTGTTCGTGCAGATGCTGCGTCAGACGATGGCGCTCGGGCCGAGCCAGATCCTTTCCTCGGCCGATGAGGGCGACGGAACCGCCGATGCCGCCGCGGACACGCCGCGCCGTGCCGCAACGACGGCGCTCGCACCGGTTCAGACCCTCGACGGCTTCGGCCAGCTCGTGCCGCCGCCTCTTAACGCCGCTCCCATTACGCCCGATCAATTCGCCAAGACGGTCGCCGGTCCCGATCACCCGCCGGGCTATTACGGTCCCTCCGGCCAGGCCCGCGCGCTGAACATCGTCAAGACCGACACAAAACTCGTACCCCTTCCGGATGTAGCAGGCGCGAGTACGGTCGGCTTCTACACATTGAAGAAGCCGTTCGCCCTGGAGCCGTGGCTTTATCTGGCGGCGCTCGG encodes:
- a CDS encoding DUF4159 domain-containing protein, with the protein product MMTLGPIGFMQPWILLALAALPAIWWLLRFTPPSPKVVEFPPTRLLAELKPTEETPARSPWWLTLMRMLLAALLILALARPVINPDEGRFTGEGTMLLVVDNGWASAAYWNARREAIEAAIDRADRGDRNVLIVPTAATDEIGEALPADAVRERIAGLMPQPFAPDREAVTATMKEALKETSGYSVIWLSDGLDYGHAEDFASCSARSPTAAAQSNPARWRPRWASGMPAPKAARSPAGSSLEPRVRSPGTIRAVTARGEPLGEAPFRIKRGETEAIAPFDLPLEIRNQVARLQIKGQRSASAVHLLDAQSQWHRVGIVSGESQEEAQPLLSPLYYVERALSPYADVLIPTEANVATAINDLIDKQRVSTIVLADIGRLTPATQEELEAWLDKGGVLIRFAGPRLEQGGDELLPVALRRGGRSLGGALSWGTPQPLSPFEDKSPFYGLDVPEDIRVNRQVLADPAVTMDAEIWATLTDGTPLVTAKRQGDGWVVLFHVTANSDWSNLPLSGLFVQMLRQTMALGPSQILSSADEGDGTADAAADTPRRAATTALAPVQTLDGFGQLVPPPLNAAPITPDQFAKTVAGPDHPPGYYGPSGQARALNIVKTDTKLVPLPDVAGASTVGFYTLKKPFALEPWLYLAALGLFALDILAVLALSTGLGFRRPHRATAAMVFAMLLAAAATAPHTAQAADTDTVETAAKSDADAEEFALNATLKTRLAYVLTGDSRIDRTSQDGLLGLSKVLGARTALEPGAPMGVDIETDDLSFFPVLYWPVREDAEPLSDETLAKVDAYMKQGGMIVFDTRDQERVAYGGSQGKALTRLIGRLDLPALEPVPGNHVLTRSFYLMNSFPGRWDGGSLWVEAEPANEAERNARARRTDGVSSVVVTSNDFASAWALDDSNRPLYPVVPGGELQREMSFRAGVNLVMYALTGNYKADQVHVPALLERLGQ